One Candidatus Obscuribacterales bacterium genomic window carries:
- a CDS encoding tetratricopeptide repeat protein: SSFASQFERLQADVLAQKETALQRMEQMTTEVTSQFTRLDADLQSQKDTIIKQLDRLATESSSLLGDLRAATDTRRGQAFNALDGLVAELRSHMDDLKADSQAQRNSLRQTIEQLEARFTAKLADLESGVETEKAEALRSVQAIAHDLSAQLQSLNSQAQTQKDQILRDLSTVSPETIVKDFAQQIDQQLTDLTNQLAILRSNQPQLFLRPDDYLTQGQALMAEGRYREAIAQFEQALDLQPQNPTIWYQRGIAFQELSRFDDAIACFDKAINLDSGNGALWYQRGLVLKDMRRFEGALAAFNQALELQPTDHKAWLNRGITLMRLKQLDDAIASFDKALDIKPDYHEAWVNRGVALGSLQRHEDAFDAFDRAVQCRPDDAVAWLNRGMALEMLQRYEDAIASFDRALDHNPKSAKALDKRGAALLQLQRYGEAIASFEQALALKPDHASAHYNKAAGHALQGEVEAAIASLQSAIAIAPAYRDDVAADPNFANLQGREQFQTLLS, from the coding sequence ATCGAGCTTTGCCAGTCAGTTTGAACGACTGCAGGCCGATGTTCTGGCCCAAAAAGAGACGGCGCTACAACGTATGGAGCAAATGACAACAGAGGTCACATCCCAGTTCACCCGCCTGGATGCCGATCTGCAAAGCCAAAAAGATACGATTATCAAGCAACTAGACCGCCTAGCAACAGAATCCTCAAGCTTGCTGGGCGATCTGCGTGCCGCTACAGATACTCGCCGAGGGCAAGCCTTCAATGCCCTGGATGGTCTCGTAGCCGAGTTGCGATCGCATATGGATGACCTCAAGGCCGATAGCCAAGCCCAGCGCAATAGTCTACGGCAAACAATTGAGCAATTAGAAGCGCGGTTCACAGCCAAGCTAGCAGACCTAGAATCCGGCGTGGAAACTGAGAAAGCCGAGGCTCTCCGCTCTGTGCAGGCGATCGCTCACGATCTTTCGGCCCAGCTCCAGTCCCTGAATAGCCAAGCCCAGACCCAAAAAGATCAGATTCTCCGCGATCTGTCCACCGTCTCCCCCGAAACCATCGTCAAAGACTTTGCCCAACAAATTGATCAGCAACTGACCGATCTCACCAACCAACTGGCGATCCTGCGCTCCAACCAACCGCAGCTTTTCCTCCGTCCCGATGATTATCTTACCCAGGGGCAGGCGTTGATGGCAGAGGGACGCTATCGAGAAGCGATCGCCCAGTTTGAGCAAGCCCTCGACCTTCAGCCCCAAAATCCAACTATCTGGTATCAGCGAGGTATAGCCTTCCAGGAACTCAGCCGATTTGACGACGCGATCGCCTGTTTTGACAAAGCTATTAACCTCGATTCCGGCAACGGAGCGCTCTGGTATCAGCGAGGTTTGGTACTCAAAGACATGCGTCGCTTTGAAGGAGCCCTGGCCGCCTTCAACCAAGCCCTAGAACTCCAGCCCACCGATCATAAAGCCTGGCTGAATCGCGGCATTACCCTGATGCGCCTCAAGCAACTCGACGACGCGATCGCCTCCTTTGATAAAGCCTTAGACATCAAACCCGACTACCACGAAGCCTGGGTGAATCGCGGTGTTGCCCTCGGTAGCCTGCAGCGCCATGAGGATGCCTTCGATGCCTTCGACCGAGCTGTGCAGTGCCGTCCGGATGATGCGGTCGCTTGGCTGAATCGCGGCATGGCCTTGGAAATGCTGCAGCGCTATGAGGATGCGATCGCCAGCTTTGATCGCGCCCTAGACCATAATCCCAAGTCGGCTAAGGCTTTAGATAAGCGCGGTGCTGCCCTCCTGCAACTGCAGCGCTATGGAGAAGCGATCGCCAGCTTTGAGCAAGCCCTAGCCCTGAAGCCTGACCATGCCAGCGCCCACTACAACAAAGCAGCGGGCCACGCTTTGCAGGGTGAGGTAGAAGCAGCGATCGCTTCCCTGCAATCAGCCATTGCGATCGCCCCAGCCTATCGCGATGACGTCGCGGCAGATCCTAATTTCGCCAATCTCCAAGGCCGGGAGCAATTTCAGACCCTGCTGTCCTGA
- a CDS encoding CHASE2 domain-containing protein encodes MSIKGWATKAQRLKRGLWGNRRVWLTAFGTTGVVVLVRMLGLLRMAELSAYDQLFRLRPPEPQDDRIVIVTVDDSDINALGSWPITDGTMAELIERLSTYEPRVIGLDIYRDLPVEPGHDRLVEVFETTPNLIGIEKLPDAYSTGVRAPTILLEADQIGFNNILTDGDGRVRRSLLYWWMDDPDGNRRFVTSFSLLLAQRYLETEEIGPSTSSSGYLQLGDAEFQALQPNDGGYVRVDTRGYQIMSNFRGPADGFQQVPLMDVLEGQADPEQFRDRLVLIGSTANSLQDFVLTPHSTDGSSAVRMSGVELQANFISQILSASLNQRPLITSWAEPLEWLWILGWALVGSTIAWMLRSPTRSLIVIATGVVGLTGICYLALIYGWWLPWVPSLLTLVGSSVVIISYFAHLEEELQKSKEFLNSIINTIPDPIFVKDNRHRWIVLNEAYASFVGQPVETLLEKSEQDILSQEQADLFRQQDEQTLATGLGNETEEEFTNVHGQTYYIATKRSLHRDLAGNVFLVGVIHDVTQRKRIEEELRRTAAELVQSNAELRQAGDSLRRMAYHDTLTGLPNRKLLEERLIEALEIARINERLTAVLFLDLDGFKTINDTHGHRLGDLLLKAVASRLTRCLRGSDTVARLGGDEFVVLLPAIPGRDSIETVAEKIIKNLAQPFALEGIPLQVTTSLGIGIYPTDSETPDDLLIKADAAMYQAKEEGKNRYTFFQDQDPNNLRATRS; translated from the coding sequence ATGAGTATTAAAGGCTGGGCCACCAAGGCTCAGCGGCTAAAACGTGGCCTCTGGGGCAATCGTCGCGTCTGGTTGACGGCGTTTGGCACCACGGGGGTCGTTGTTCTCGTGCGTATGCTCGGCCTGCTGCGGATGGCGGAACTCTCTGCCTACGACCAACTGTTTCGCCTGCGTCCTCCTGAACCCCAAGATGATCGGATTGTGATTGTCACGGTGGATGATAGCGATATTAATGCCCTAGGCAGTTGGCCGATCACCGATGGCACGATGGCGGAGTTGATTGAACGCTTGTCGACCTATGAGCCTCGGGTAATTGGGCTAGATATCTATCGAGACCTGCCCGTCGAGCCGGGGCATGATCGCTTAGTGGAGGTGTTTGAAACTACCCCCAACCTGATCGGTATTGAAAAATTACCGGATGCCTATAGCACGGGTGTGCGTGCACCCACGATTCTCCTAGAAGCTGATCAGATAGGGTTTAACAACATTCTCACGGATGGTGATGGGCGGGTGCGGCGATCGCTCCTGTATTGGTGGATGGATGACCCGGATGGTAACCGGCGTTTTGTCACCAGCTTTTCCCTGCTTTTAGCGCAACGGTATCTAGAGACCGAGGAGATTGGGCCCAGTACGTCGTCCTCAGGATACCTGCAGTTGGGAGATGCGGAATTTCAAGCCTTGCAGCCCAATGATGGTGGCTATGTGCGGGTTGATACCCGAGGCTATCAAATTATGTCCAACTTTCGGGGCCCCGCCGATGGATTTCAGCAGGTACCCCTGATGGACGTTTTGGAAGGACAGGCTGATCCAGAGCAGTTTCGCGATCGCTTAGTATTAATTGGTTCTACGGCCAATAGCCTGCAAGATTTTGTGCTCACGCCTCACAGTACAGACGGCAGTAGCGCTGTGCGGATGTCTGGCGTGGAACTGCAAGCCAATTTCATTAGCCAAATTTTGAGTGCTTCTCTGAACCAACGACCGCTGATAACCAGTTGGGCGGAGCCGCTGGAGTGGCTGTGGATTTTGGGCTGGGCCTTAGTCGGCAGCACCATTGCTTGGATGTTGCGATCGCCCACTCGGTCGCTGATCGTCATCGCGACGGGCGTGGTTGGGTTAACAGGCATTTGCTACCTAGCGTTGATCTATGGTTGGTGGTTGCCCTGGGTGCCGTCGTTGCTCACTTTGGTGGGCTCGTCGGTGGTAATTATCAGTTACTTTGCTCACCTAGAGGAAGAGCTGCAAAAATCGAAGGAATTTTTGAACTCGATTATCAACACGATTCCCGACCCGATCTTTGTGAAAGACAATCGCCACCGCTGGATTGTGCTGAATGAAGCCTATGCAAGTTTTGTTGGACAGCCTGTGGAGACCCTCCTAGAGAAATCAGAGCAAGATATTTTATCCCAAGAGCAGGCGGATCTCTTCCGTCAGCAGGATGAGCAAACCCTAGCGACGGGCCTTGGTAATGAAACGGAAGAAGAGTTCACCAATGTTCATGGGCAGACCTACTATATTGCCACCAAGCGATCGCTCCATCGGGATTTAGCAGGCAATGTCTTTCTCGTTGGAGTAATCCATGACGTTACCCAGCGCAAACGGATTGAGGAAGAACTGCGCCGCACCGCTGCAGAACTGGTGCAATCCAACGCAGAACTGCGCCAAGCGGGGGATAGCCTGCGCCGCATGGCCTACCACGATACCCTCACCGGTTTGCCCAATCGTAAGCTCTTGGAAGAGCGGTTGATCGAGGCGCTGGAGATTGCCCGCATCAACGAACGGCTCACGGCGGTGCTGTTTCTCGATCTAGATGGCTTTAAGACGATCAATGATACCCACGGTCACCGCTTGGGTGATCTACTGCTGAAAGCCGTGGCCAGTCGTCTCACGCGTTGCCTACGCGGTAGCGACACGGTGGCGCGATTGGGCGGGGATGAATTTGTGGTGCTGCTGCCGGCTATTCCAGGGCGCGACAGCATTGAAACGGTAGCCGAAAAAATTATTAAAAACCTTGCCCAACCCTTTGCGCTGGAAGGGATTCCGCTCCAGGTCACAACCAGCTTAGGTATTGGCATTTATCCTACAGATAGCGAAACGCCTGATGATCTTTTGATCAAAGCCGATGCTGCCATGTATCAGGCCAAGGAAGAAGGCAAGAACCGCTATACCTTTTTCCAAGATCAAGATCCCAATAACCTTCGGGCAACTAGGTCTTGA